A genomic window from Silene latifolia isolate original U9 population chromosome 11, ASM4854445v1, whole genome shotgun sequence includes:
- the LOC141613067 gene encoding uncharacterized protein LOC141613067, with the protein MKTKNLDNLERSRIIQVLLEKSINGKPKYGAMSEVASQFGVCRKTITDIWNEGNRQRQAGQVINVNSKLKGRKLKSKLHFDAEKLESIDLLKRTTQQEVADGMGVSQSTINRWVAEDHINSHTNAIKPGLTDPNKLDRLIYCLQHLQYGQVSKKFTFKDQSNVVHMDEKWFFITKPSQRFYVGKREKRPYRTCQSKRFITKVMFMCAVSRPKYGPNKEVICDGKLGLWPFVMEVPAKRKSKNRCAGTMETKCIESINKQVTKEMVINKVLPAIKAKWPSNYSKNIMIQQDNVRPHITNKDADFKRAATEDEWNIEFSYQPPNSPDLNVLDLGFFRAIQSLQQKKKSKVVSELVENTTKAFDDLEVIKLNYVFITLQACMLEIMQLKGGNDYPVPHMHKSKLAKNLVYYPSSDSGSATIDQAGSDNDPTGRCKEASMQVEDFEEAEQASDNKHILKKHNNHQTTSTF; encoded by the exons ATGAAAACAAAGAATCTTGACAACTTAGAAAGATCAAGAATTATTCAAGTCTTACTAGAAAAATCAATAAATGGAAAACCCAAGTATGGTGCAATGTCAGAAGTGGCATCTCAGTTTGGGGTTTGCAGGAAGACAATCACAGACATATGGAATGAAGGAAATAGACAAAGACAAGCAGGACAAGTAATAAATGTGAACAGCAAACTAAAAGGCAGAAAATTGAAAAGCAAGCTTCACTTTGATGCTGAAAAGCTAGAGAGTATTGATCTGTTGAAGAGGACAACTCAACAAGAAGTTGCAGATGGGATGGGGGTGAGTCAATCCACAATTAACAGATGGGTGGCAGAAGACCATATCAACTCTCACACAAATGCAATAAAGCCAGGTTTGACAGATCCCAATAAGCTTGATAGATTAATTTATTGCCTTCAACATTTACAATATGGTCAAGTGTCCAAAAAATTTACTTTTAAGGATCAAAGTAATGTTGTTCATATGGATGAAAAATGGTTTTTTATAACCAAACCTAGTCAAAGGTTTTATGTGGGTAAAAGGGAAAAAAGACCTTATAGAACATGCCAATCCAAAAGATTCATTACTAAAGTTATGTTCATGTGTGCTGTTTCAAGACCCAAATATGGTCCTAATAAGGAAGTAATCTGTGATGGGAAGTTGGGTTTATGGCCATTTGTAATGGAGGTTCCAGCTAAGAGGAAATCCAAAAATAGATGTGCAGGGACAATGGAAACTAAATGTATTGAGTCAATTAATAAACAGGTCACAAAAGAAATGGTGATCAACAAGGTGCTGCCAGCCATAAAAGCTAAATGGCCATCAAATTACAGTAAAAACATCATGATACAACAGGACAATGTCAGACCACATATTACCAACAAGGATGCAGATTTCAAAAGGGCAGCAACTGAAGATGAGTGGAATATTGAATTCAGTTATCAACCACCAAATTCTCCAGATTTAAATGTACTAGACTTGGGTTTTTTTAGAGCAATTCAATCACTTCAACAGAAGAAAAAGTCCAAAGTAGTGAGTGAATTGGTAGAAAATACAACCAAAGCATTTGATGACTTAGAAGTAATTAAACTTAACTACGTTTTCATCACATTGCAGGCATGTATGTTAGAAATAATGCAACTAAAAGGTGGGAATGATTATCCAGTTCCTCATATGCACAAGTCTAAATTGGCAAAGAATTTGGTATACTACCCGA GTAGCGATTCGGGAAGTGCTACGATCGATCAAGCCGGTAGTGATAATGATCCAACAG GCAGATGCAAGGAAGCAAGCATGCAGGTTGAAGATTTTGAAGAAGCAGAACAAGCATCAGACAACAAGCACATTTTGAAGAAGCACAACAACCATCAGACAACAAGCACATTTTGA